Genomic segment of Gloeocapsa sp. PCC 7428:
GAAATTGAATACGAAGTCGATGATAATGGCTACCGCCATCCTTATCAGGCTGAGGCTCCGCAACCAGTCGAAGAAGAATTTCGCCCACGGCGGCGCGTACGTGAAAGAATTACATTAGAACCTAATCCCGAAGTAGGAGCAGCTTCGATGAACAACGTGATCGGCATGCATGAGGCTGGAAATCGGATGTATGAAGTGATCGTGATGGAACCTCGCTCATTTGAAGAAATGCCGCAAGCAATTCAAGCTTTGCGCGAGCGTAAATCAGTTGTCCTGAATCTGACAATGATGGACCCCGATCTGGCTCAACGCGCGGTTGACTTTGTTGCTGGGGGAACTTATGCAATTGATGGTCATCAAGAGCGTGTCGGCGACAGTATTTTTCTGTTTACTCCTATTTGCGTCCAAGTCACAACTCAGTCGGGAGTTGTGCAAGAAGTTCCCCAAACTCAAGTGCGCACAGAACGGACAACAACGGTCAACAGCCAAGTTTGGTCAGCAGATTCGACTCGGATTGCGCAGTCGAGTTAAGATCGCACTTTGAATCTAACTCTATTGAATCTGTTGCTAATACTGTTTTAAATACAGGAATCGTTCAGTTGTCTGTTAAGCTTGGCATGATTGGTGGCGGGGTAATGGGAGAAGCGCTCTTATCCCGCTTGATTTCTCAAAAAATTTATCAACCAACCGAGGTGGTCGTCGGCGAGAAATCAGCCGAACGCCGCGATTACTTAGCGCAGCAATACGGTGTATCAGTTACGGATGATAATCAAGTTGTTGCGCAGCAGGTATCTACACTCTTGTTGGCAATCAAACCACAGGTATTTGCTGCTGTTACGGCTGAGTTAGCAGAATCACCTCTAGCCTCAGCGCCCTTGATCATTTCCATTTTAGCAGGAGTCTCGTTATCGCAGTTAGAAACGGCTTTTCCTCAACTTCCCGTAATTCGCGCGATGCCCAACACGCCAGCTACTGTAGGCGCTGGAATGACCGCGTTTGCCTTGGGTAAGCTTGCCGGTGCGCGTGACAAACAAACGGCACAGCAGCTATTTTCTGCGGTTGGAGAAGTCGTAGAAGTATCAGAAACGTTGATGGATGCAGTCACAGGGTTATCAGGTTCGGGACCTGCGTATGTTGCCCTACTCGTAGAAGCATTATCTGATGGTGGCGTCGCCGCAGGTTTACCACGCGCGATCGCAACTCAACTTGCACTACAAACTGTACGCGGAACAGTACAATTGTTACAAGAAACCAAAATACACCCAGCCGAACTGAAAGACCGCGTGACAAGTCCAGGCGGCACAACGATCGCCGGAGTCACCGAGTTAGAACGTGGGGGATTTCGAGCGGCGCTGATTGCAGCCGTTAAAGCCGCAGCAGAGCGATCGCAAGAATTAGGCGCGAAAAACTAGAAAAATTATGCAATGCTTTTAACGTTTATAATTTAATCAAGTCAAGCTGCTCATCGCTGGCTTGCAAGTTAGTCGCATCAGCAAATAGCCGAAAAATTATTATTGAGTGAACTCGCAACTGTTTCCAGAACTAAATTTAGAAAGGATATTTCCGTTTCAACTCGATGAGTTTCAGTTGGCGGCAATTCGAGCGTTAAACGCTAATCGCTCGGTTGTGGTATGCGCGCCGACAGGTTCAGGAAAAACATTAATTGGGGAATACGCGATTTATCGGGCATTAAGCCGTAGGAAAAGAGTTTTCTACACAACTCCGTTAAAGGCACTTTCTAATCAAAAACTGCGAGATTTTCGCGATCGCTTTGGGGCGGACATGGTAGGACTCCTCACCGGCGATGCCTCAATCAACCGCGATGCGCCAATTGTAGTCATGACTACAGAAATTTTCCGTAATATGCTCTATGGAACGCCCATCGGAGAAGTCGGAACTTCTTTAGTAGATGTCGAAGCTGTCGTCCTCGATGAATGCCACTACATGAACGACCGCCAGCGAGGTACGGTTTGGGAAGAATCGATTATTTACTGCCCTTCGACAATTCAGTTAGTCGCACTTTCTGCAACGATCGCCAATAGCCAGCAACTCACCGATTGGATCAATCAAGTTCACGGTCCTACAGAACTCATTTACTCAGAATTTCGCCCAGTTCCTTTAGAATTTTACTTTTGCAACCCCAAAGGCTTATTTCCACTTCTCGACAACAGCAAATCTAAAATCAACCCGCGTTTGAAGCCCAAGCCAGGTAGCGGCGATGCAAGTCAGGCGCGGGGTGGGCGCAGAAATGGAGCGCGACTCGAATCACCGAGTTTAGAATACACAATTTCGCGGCTAGCAGCAAAAGATATGCT
This window contains:
- a CDS encoding cell division protein SepF, which gives rise to MSKIFTKIKKIVGLDDDPYIDDEIEYEVDDNGYRHPYQAEAPQPVEEEFRPRRRVRERITLEPNPEVGAASMNNVIGMHEAGNRMYEVIVMEPRSFEEMPQAIQALRERKSVVLNLTMMDPDLAQRAVDFVAGGTYAIDGHQERVGDSIFLFTPICVQVTTQSGVVQEVPQTQVRTERTTTVNSQVWSADSTRIAQSS
- the proC gene encoding pyrroline-5-carboxylate reductase codes for the protein MSVKLGMIGGGVMGEALLSRLISQKIYQPTEVVVGEKSAERRDYLAQQYGVSVTDDNQVVAQQVSTLLLAIKPQVFAAVTAELAESPLASAPLIISILAGVSLSQLETAFPQLPVIRAMPNTPATVGAGMTAFALGKLAGARDKQTAQQLFSAVGEVVEVSETLMDAVTGLSGSGPAYVALLVEALSDGGVAAGLPRAIATQLALQTVRGTVQLLQETKIHPAELKDRVTSPGGTTIAGVTELERGGFRAALIAAVKAAAERSQELGAKN